In Streptomyces sp. NBC_00704, a genomic segment contains:
- a CDS encoding cold-shock protein: protein MASGTVKWFNSEKGFGFIEQEGGGPDVFAHYSNIATSGFRELQEGQKVTFDVTQGQKGPQAENILPA, encoded by the coding sequence ATGGCATCTGGCACCGTGAAGTGGTTCAACTCGGAAAAGGGCTTCGGCTTCATCGAGCAGGAGGGTGGCGGCCCGGACGTTTTCGCCCACTACTCGAACATCGCCACGTCTGGCTTCCGTGAGCTTCAGGAAGGCCAGAAGGTTACCTTCGACGTGACGCAGGGCCAGAAGGGCCCGCAGGCGGAGAACATCCTCCCCGCCTGA